Genomic window (Terriglobales bacterium):
TACGCCTCTTCAGACAATCACAACCCCGCATGGGTGCTGGCGGATATCTATGCCAGCGGCATCGGCCTGCCCGACCGGGACTATTACCTTAAGACCGAGGACCGCTTCAAAGATGCGCGCGAGAAGTACGTCGCCCACATCGCCGCCATGTTCAAGCTGGCGGGCTACGAGCCGGCAGCAGCTCAGGCTGCTGCGGCGGTTGTTATGACAATGGAAACCGGCCTGGCCACAGCCTCGCTCGACAACGTCGCGCTGCGCGACCCTCAGCAGACCGACCATAAGACCCCGTTCCCGGATCTGGAGAAGCTGGCCCCCAGCTTTCAATGGAGGTCGTACTTCGATGCTGCCAGGCTGCCCCGCGCCGACCTCAACGTGCAAGAGCCGAAGTTCCTCCAGGAAGTGGACCGCCAGCTCCGCGAGGTGTCGCTATCGGAGTGGAAAACCTATTTGAGATGGCACGTGCTGCGGGCGGCAGCGTCATCGCTTTCGACTCCATTTGTCGAAGAGTCCTTCAACTTCAACCAGCGCTATCTCCGAGGCGCCAGGGAGATGAAGCCGCGCTGGAAGCGCTGCGCTGAGGAGACCGACCAACTCCTGGGTGAGGCCTTGGGTCGCAAGTACGTTGAGAAGTATTTTCCGCCGGAAGCCAAGGCGCGCATGCAGGACTTGGTGAAGAACCTGCTTCTGGCGATGGGAGACGTCATTCGCGGGCTGCCCTGGATGGGACCAGAAACCAGGCAGAAGGCGTTGGAGAAACTTTCCACCTTCAATCCCAAAATAGGATATCCCGACAAGTGGAAGGACTACAGCCAGGTGAGGATTCAGCGCGGTTCTTTCTGGTCGAATATCATGGCCGGGGAGCGCTTCAACGTAGAGGACGATCGCTCCACGATCGGCAAGCCCGCAGACCGCGGCCGCTGGAGCATGACTCCGCCGACCTCGAACGCCTACTACAATCCGCTGCTCAACGAAATCGTCTTTCCCGCCGGCATCCTGCAGCCGCCCGCCTTCAGCATGCAGGCTAGCGACGCCGTCAACTACGGCGCCATCGGAGTGGTCATCGGGCACGAGGTCAGCCACGGTTTCGATGACCAGGGTGCCCAGTTCGACGCCCAGGGGCGCCTCAACAACTGGTGGACCGAGGACGACTTGAAGAAATTTCAGGCGCGTGGACAGTGCGTGGTGGACCAGTTCCAGGGCTACTCCATCGAGCCCGGAATCCACCACAACGGCAAGCTGGTTTTGGGCGAGAGTATTGGCGATCTGGCCGGCGCCAAGATTGCCTACTTGGCCTTCAAGAAATCGCAGGAGGGCAAGGCGCCAGCTCCCATCATCGACGGCTTCACCCCCGAGCAGCAGTTCTTCATCGCCTGGGGACAGTTTCGTGGAGACGCCTTGCGACCGGAGACGCAACGCCTCATGGTGCAGTCTGATCCGCACCCCACTGGCAAGTACCGCGTCATTGGGCCATTGTCGAACATGCCGCAGTTCTACGAAGCCTTCAGCTGCAAGCCGGATTCAGCCATGGTGCGCCCGCCGGAGCAGCGCTGTGAAGTGTGGTAGAAACGCGGACGAATCAGAACGGCTGGAAGGCCGGCGAGCCCCAGCGTTGCTGGGAAAGCAGGTGGATCAAGGGATAGCCGTAGGCCACCGCCAGCAGCACCACCGCGACCACGGTCCACATTCCGAAACGGTCCCACAGGGTTAGGGCAGTCGCCGGGCGCAAGGACACTGCGAACTCAAAGGCAGGAGGCGAAATCTTCTTTCCTGCAACCCAGGTTGCCAGCACTACGGTTACGAAGGCCAGGGCGCTGAGGAAGAGTATGGTGCCGCCGGCAGCCGCCACCTTCGTCAGTCCGTGCCACGCTTCTCCGTATTCTCCGGTGAGCGAGGCGCTGTAAACCCGGCGCGGCAGGCCGCGCAGTCCCGCAAGGTGGTAACTGGTGCTGAACAGCGCCATCCCGAGGAACCACAAATACGGCTGGACTCGCGCCAAGCCCCGGAAGCGCAGCTCGCGCCCCAGCATGCGCGGCAGCAGCCAGTAGGTGGCTCCCATAAAAGAAAGGGCCACGGTAGTGCCGAGCGTGACGTGGAAGTGGCCCTGGATCCACGCCGTGTTGTGCACCATGGTGTTCATGGCGTAGGCCGCGTTGATGGCGCCGCCAAAACCGCCGAAGGTGAAGGCGATCATGGCCAGCGCAATGCACGCAAAGAAGGGATCGGACCAGGGCAACCGGCCGATCCAGTCGAACAGTCCTTTGGCCCCCTTCATCCGGCCTGCCACTTCGAGCGAAGCGATCACCGTGAAGGCGGTCACCAGGCTCGGGTAGAGGACGCCGTAGGTCAGCACTGTGTGCGCCAGCTTCCAGCCGGAACTGATTCCCGGATCCGAAAACTGGTGGTGGAACCCCACCGGGGTCGACAACACCACGAAAAGGATGAACACCATGCGCGCCAGCCGGTCGCTGAACAGGCGCCCTCCGGCCACCTGCGGCAGCACGGTGTACCACAGCACGTAGGCGGGTAGCAGCCAGAAATAGACCAGGGGGTGCCCAAACCACCAGAACAGCGTGCGCGCCACCAGCGGATCGACCTTGTCCACCATTCCCAGCGACCACGGAATCAGCATCCCCAGCACTTCGGCAGCCAGTCCCGCGGTCGCCAGGTACCACACGATGACGGCCGCCAGCATGCCGTGGATCGAGAGCGGGACGGGAACGCCCGGGTGCTCGCGCCGCCAGGAGCGGTAGCTGGCGATCATCACGCCGCCCCAGATCCACGAACCCACCACCAGCAGCGTGGCCCCGATGTAAAAGAGCGGATGGGCCTGCATCGGCGGATAGAACGTGTAGAGCACGGTGCTCTGCCCGCGCAGGATGGTGACCGCCGCCATGACCGATCCCACCGCG
Coding sequences:
- a CDS encoding M13 family metallopeptidase, which produces MRLRSMLPLVVAFCLVAVAQTSQKGIEVGDLDTKVEPCTDFYEYSNGAWRAANPIPPSMVRWSRRWQAGELAKDHLRTILDEVSAKTDWPAGSTEQLIGDFYASCMDEARINQLGITSIQPLLADVDAIRDRAGVERMIGRLHDLNINVPFGLYASSDNHNPAWVLADIYASGIGLPDRDYYLKTEDRFKDAREKYVAHIAAMFKLAGYEPAAAQAAAAVVMTMETGLATASLDNVALRDPQQTDHKTPFPDLEKLAPSFQWRSYFDAARLPRADLNVQEPKFLQEVDRQLREVSLSEWKTYLRWHVLRAAASSLSTPFVEESFNFNQRYLRGAREMKPRWKRCAEETDQLLGEALGRKYVEKYFPPEAKARMQDLVKNLLLAMGDVIRGLPWMGPETRQKALEKLSTFNPKIGYPDKWKDYSQVRIQRGSFWSNIMAGERFNVEDDRSTIGKPADRGRWSMTPPTSNAYYNPLLNEIVFPAGILQPPAFSMQASDAVNYGAIGVVIGHEVSHGFDDQGAQFDAQGRLNNWWTEDDLKKFQARGQCVVDQFQGYSIEPGIHHNGKLVLGESIGDLAGAKIAYLAFKKSQEGKAPAPIIDGFTPEQQFFIAWGQFRGDALRPETQRLMVQSDPHPTGKYRVIGPLSNMPQFYEAFSCKPDSAMVRPPEQRCEVW
- a CDS encoding cbb3-type cytochrome c oxidase subunit I, giving the protein MTGRHTLASTHIGVAIAAFAVASAMGVLQALSVADVEFPRRSESLYYVSLTAHGVLMALVFTTFFIMGLGYVLAQECLGRITGRLGAWIAFALAAVGSVMAAVTILRGQSTVLYTFYPPMQAHPLFYIGATLLVVGSWIWGGVMIASYRSWRREHPGVPVPLSIHGMLAAVIVWYLATAGLAAEVLGMLIPWSLGMVDKVDPLVARTLFWWFGHPLVYFWLLPAYVLWYTVLPQVAGGRLFSDRLARMVFILFVVLSTPVGFHHQFSDPGISSGWKLAHTVLTYGVLYPSLVTAFTVIASLEVAGRMKGAKGLFDWIGRLPWSDPFFACIALAMIAFTFGGFGGAINAAYAMNTMVHNTAWIQGHFHVTLGTTVALSFMGATYWLLPRMLGRELRFRGLARVQPYLWFLGMALFSTSYHLAGLRGLPRRVYSASLTGEYGEAWHGLTKVAAAGGTILFLSALAFVTVVLATWVAGKKISPPAFEFAVSLRPATALTLWDRFGMWTVVAVVLLAVAYGYPLIHLLSQQRWGSPAFQPF